GGGATTCCTCTTCTGACCTAATCCTCTTCGAATAGTATTTACCAAGCTCGGTTCGCAACTTACGGCTGGAAAACTAAGCGATCTCGCTATCATccccctcatcttcgtcgtccaGACCGCCGTCTCCTACCTTTGCGGATTTGTGGTTTCACGATGTTTTCGATTTAACAAACGACAGTCGAATTTCGTGGCGGCTATGGCGGTAAGGGGTTTTGAGAAGTATAGTCAGTGAAAAGTGTCTGATTTGTTCTCCATCTAGGTATTCGGAAACTCAAACTCGCTTCCCATATCGCTCGTCGTCTCTCTCTCGCAAACACTAAATGGCCTCCATTGGGATCGAATCCCTAATGATAATGATGACGAAGTTGCAGCGCGCGGTATCCTTTACCTACTTATTTTCCAACAGCTCGGCCAGCTTGTACGTTGGAGTTGGGGGTACCGCGTTCTTCTTGCACCGCGGGAGAGATATATtgaggaagctgaaagaGACGATGGGGAGACTCCAATTGCACCTGGTCAGGAACGATACACCGATAATCCAGAGCAGGCGGATCCGGATGAGCCCTTGATAAGGACAAGGGATTCCTCCGATGGCTCTGCCGAGCTGGGAACTGGCTCGAATGATGAATCCGACGAATTTCATTCTGGGGAGGCAACACCTGTAAATACGCGCACCTACTCGTACGCGAAGTTGTCGCACCACGAACAAGAACACGCCCAAGACCAGTCTCCATTGCTTGGGCCACCGCCCAGTGGCCCGTTTTTACCTCGTCAAGACTCTCGCGGCGACATCTTGTACTTTCCGAACGTGGAAGTGAACCCCGAGGACAACACCTCCGAGGAAGGACCTTTGCCACGACTCAAGGCTTCCATGGGCCGTGTTAGGACTCGCGTTGCCGGCGGCTGGGCGAGAGGAACGGGTGCCTTCTACAATCGACTGCCAACAGGACTCCAGAAGACGCTGTCGAGGACCTCAACTGTCACGCGCAGATTCCTTGCAGGTGTGTGGGATTTTATGAACCCGCCGCTTTGGGCGATGCTGGTTGCAATAATAGTGGCTTCTGTGCCTTCGCTCCAGCGATTGTTCTTCGATGAGGGGACATTCATTAGCAACTCCGTGACGCGCGCAATCAACCAGAACGGCCAGGTTGCTGTTCCTTTGATTCTTGTGGTTCTCGGGGCGAACCTAGAACGCAACACAATACCTCAAGAAGCACTG
This region of Aspergillus puulaauensis MK2 DNA, chromosome 5, nearly complete sequence genomic DNA includes:
- a CDS encoding Auxin Efflux Carrier superfamily (BUSCO:EOG092624SJ;~COG:I;~EggNog:ENOG410PGAF;~InterPro:IPR004776;~PFAM:PF03547;~TransMembrane:10 (o43-68i80-99o111-132i144-165o185-203i401-422o442-460i481-505o517-535i556-579o);~go_component: GO:0016021 - integral component of membrane [Evidence IEA];~go_process: GO:0055085 - transmembrane transport [Evidence IEA]), whose protein sequence is MAFFTSPRSFQNAQSLTTRQFVAQTPVGMLQDVVGPHASHPPFMHLVLLVFEAVLEVVCVSLPGYIAAKVGMFDADAQKFVANLNVALFTPCLIFTKLGSQLTAGKLSDLAIIPLIFVVQTAVSYLCGFVVSRCFRFNKRQSNFVAAMAVFGNSNSLPISLVVSLSQTLNGLHWDRIPNDNDDEVAARGILYLLIFQQLGQLVRWSWGYRVLLAPRERYIEEAERDDGETPIAPGQERYTDNPEQADPDEPLIRTRDSSDGSAELGTGSNDESDEFHSGEATPVNTRTYSYAKLSHHEQEHAQDQSPLLGPPPSGPFLPRQDSRGDILYFPNVEVNPEDNTSEEGPLPRLKASMGRVRTRVAGGWARGTGAFYNRLPTGLQKTLSRTSTVTRRFLAGVWDFMNPPLWAMLVAIIVASVPSLQRLFFDEGTFISNSVTRAINQNGQVAVPLILVVLGANLERNTIPQEALEDMNDAGEEKRLIIASLLGRMLLPTIIMAPLLALLAKYVPVSIVDDPIFIIVCFLLTGAPSALQLAQICQINNTYVGAMSKLLFQSYVVWILPSTLVLVMCALEVVEWAAA